The Caballeronia sp. Lep1P3 genome window below encodes:
- a CDS encoding cupin domain-containing protein, translating into MSDAHHIDWRENGVRVIKGDQLDTNTPQTPGMNRAAAINAARVGAQKIWAGTVTIHPNAKTGAHHHGALESVIYILRGQARMRWGEHLEFTAEAGPGDFIFVPPYVPHQEINASTDEPLECVLVRSDNEAVVVNLNIDAVEAPEEVLWIDPIHKDPHDHPHDKPHDH; encoded by the coding sequence ATGAGCGACGCACATCACATCGATTGGCGCGAAAACGGCGTCAGGGTCATCAAGGGCGATCAGCTCGACACCAACACCCCGCAGACGCCGGGCATGAACCGCGCGGCGGCGATCAACGCGGCGCGCGTCGGCGCGCAGAAAATCTGGGCGGGCACGGTCACGATCCATCCGAACGCGAAGACCGGCGCGCATCACCACGGCGCGCTCGAAAGCGTGATCTACATCCTGCGCGGACAGGCGCGCATGCGCTGGGGCGAGCACCTCGAATTCACGGCTGAAGCCGGACCGGGCGATTTCATCTTCGTGCCGCCCTATGTGCCGCATCAGGAAATCAACGCGAGCACGGACGAGCCGCTCGAATGCGTGCTGGTCCGAAGCGACAACGAGGCGGTCGTCGTCAACCTGAATATCGATGCAGTCGAGGCGCCGGAGGAAGTGCTCTGGATCGATCCGATTCATAAAGATCCGCACGACCATCCGCACGACAAACCGCACGACCACTGA
- a CDS encoding ABC transporter substrate-binding protein: MKKASTDAHHFELARAGAGELGNHAIDEFKAGRLTRRELLRHASVLGMALSAGGLFGMPAARAQGAAKPGGTIRVAHMTPAGAVDPLTVTDAAGLVLINQTGEFLIDDDSQTLTLRPALALSWSSNATGDVWTFKLRPNVKFHDGQTMTAKDVAATFNRLADPGAGSAALSVLKGVLSKNSAKAVDDHTVEFHLDGPNGNFPYYVSSDNYNAVILPANFSGSYEKSFMGTGALKLEKYTPKVGASFVRNPDYWGEKSLPDRVNFSFYADQQAQLLAMQGRQADVMGDFTVQGGVSMLTNPQFKVLGAKSSSHRQIHMRCDMGAFKDKRVRQALALAINREVIVKGLFRGRAVVGNDSPFAPVFPSSDLTVPQRRVDVAKAKQLMSEAGVGNGFDITLTTEKYMEIPDLAVVVQNAAKAIGIRIALKVESQDLYYGSGTFGKSDWLDSPLGITDYGHRGVPNVFLNAPLTSSGTWNAAHFKNAEYDKLVAQFVAALDVASQKKVSGQIQRLLLDETPVVIPYFYDQLIVTRANVSGVRFNAISQMWFDRATVSA; this comes from the coding sequence ATGAAAAAAGCATCGACGGACGCGCATCACTTCGAACTCGCGCGCGCAGGCGCAGGCGAACTCGGCAATCACGCGATCGACGAATTCAAAGCCGGCCGGCTCACGCGCCGCGAGTTGCTGCGGCATGCGAGCGTGCTCGGCATGGCGCTGTCGGCGGGCGGGCTTTTCGGCATGCCGGCCGCGCGCGCGCAGGGTGCGGCCAAGCCCGGCGGCACGATACGCGTCGCGCACATGACGCCCGCGGGCGCCGTCGATCCGCTCACGGTGACGGACGCCGCCGGTCTCGTGCTCATCAATCAGACGGGCGAATTCCTGATCGACGACGACAGTCAGACGCTCACGCTGCGCCCGGCGCTCGCGCTCTCGTGGTCGTCGAATGCGACGGGCGACGTGTGGACCTTCAAGCTGCGTCCGAACGTCAAGTTCCACGACGGCCAGACGATGACCGCGAAGGACGTCGCCGCGACCTTCAACCGCCTCGCCGATCCGGGCGCGGGATCGGCGGCGCTCTCGGTGCTGAAGGGCGTGCTCTCGAAGAACTCGGCGAAGGCCGTCGACGATCACACCGTCGAGTTCCATCTCGATGGGCCGAACGGCAATTTCCCCTACTACGTTTCGTCGGACAACTACAACGCGGTCATCCTCCCGGCGAACTTCAGCGGCTCGTATGAAAAGTCGTTCATGGGAACGGGCGCGCTCAAGCTCGAAAAGTACACGCCGAAAGTGGGCGCGTCGTTCGTGCGCAATCCGGATTACTGGGGCGAGAAGTCGCTGCCCGACCGCGTCAACTTCTCGTTCTACGCCGATCAGCAGGCGCAGCTCCTCGCGATGCAAGGCCGTCAGGCCGACGTGATGGGCGACTTCACGGTGCAAGGCGGCGTCTCGATGCTCACGAACCCGCAGTTCAAGGTGCTGGGCGCGAAATCCAGTTCGCATCGGCAGATTCACATGCGCTGCGACATGGGCGCGTTCAAGGACAAGCGCGTGCGTCAGGCGCTCGCGCTCGCGATCAATCGCGAAGTCATCGTGAAGGGCCTCTTTCGCGGACGCGCGGTGGTCGGCAACGACAGTCCGTTCGCGCCCGTCTTCCCGTCGAGCGATTTGACGGTGCCGCAGCGCCGCGTCGATGTCGCGAAGGCCAAGCAGTTGATGAGCGAAGCGGGCGTCGGCAACGGCTTCGACATCACGCTGACGACCGAAAAGTACATGGAGATTCCCGATCTCGCGGTCGTCGTGCAGAACGCGGCGAAGGCAATCGGCATTCGCATCGCGCTCAAGGTGGAAAGCCAGGACCTGTATTACGGCTCGGGCACGTTCGGCAAGTCGGACTGGCTGGATTCGCCGCTCGGCATCACCGATTACGGGCATCGCGGCGTGCCGAACGTGTTCCTGAACGCGCCGCTCACGAGCAGCGGCACATGGAACGCGGCGCATTTCAAAAACGCGGAATACGACAAGCTCGTCGCGCAGTTCGTCGCGGCGCTCGATGTCGCCTCGCAAAAGAAAGTTTCCGGGCAAATCCAGCGCCTTCTGCTCGACGAAACGCCCGTCGTGATCCCGTACTTCTACGACCAGTTGATCGTCACGCGCGCGAACGTCTCCGGCGTGCGCTTCAACGCGATCTCGCAGATGTGGTTCGACCGCGCGACGGTGAGCGCCTAA
- a CDS encoding ABC transporter permease produces MSTMMPAARVAEFARLRRVVRFVGVRVLLALVTLWLLSMIVFAGGQLLPGDVGRAILGPLADARAVAALNHQLGVDRPLLAQYTGWITHFLRGDMGESYAFRAPVAPFIGGALWNSAKLGALAFVVVVPLGIAGGVYAALNAGRFIDRFLSIGGLTATVVPEFVSSIVLILIFGVWLQWLPIEAAAPAGAGFLLQLKHLVLPVLPLVFVFFGYIARMARAGTVEALDADYTRTAILKGLPRRVVILRHVLRNALLPTVTVAATQLGYMIGGLVVVETLFHYQGIGSLIYNAARAKDFPMLEAGVLTIGVIYTAANLIADALYVVLNPRLRTGGAR; encoded by the coding sequence ATGAGCACGATGATGCCGGCGGCGCGCGTCGCTGAGTTCGCGAGACTGCGGCGCGTCGTGCGCTTCGTCGGCGTGCGCGTGCTGCTTGCGCTCGTGACGCTCTGGCTTCTTTCGATGATCGTCTTCGCCGGCGGCCAGTTGCTTCCCGGCGACGTGGGCCGCGCGATTCTCGGCCCGCTCGCCGATGCGCGCGCCGTCGCGGCGCTCAATCATCAACTCGGCGTGGACCGGCCGCTGCTTGCGCAATACACCGGCTGGATCACGCACTTCCTGCGCGGCGACATGGGCGAGTCGTACGCGTTTCGCGCACCCGTGGCGCCGTTCATCGGCGGCGCGCTGTGGAATTCGGCGAAGCTCGGCGCGCTCGCGTTCGTGGTCGTGGTGCCGCTCGGCATCGCGGGCGGCGTATATGCGGCGCTCAACGCGGGGCGTTTCATCGACCGCTTCCTGAGCATCGGCGGACTGACGGCGACGGTCGTGCCGGAATTCGTCTCGTCGATCGTGCTGATCCTGATTTTCGGCGTCTGGCTGCAATGGCTGCCGATCGAAGCGGCCGCGCCCGCCGGCGCCGGTTTTCTGCTGCAACTGAAGCATCTCGTTCTGCCGGTGCTGCCGCTCGTCTTCGTGTTCTTCGGCTATATCGCGCGGATGGCGCGCGCCGGCACCGTCGAAGCGCTCGACGCCGACTACACGCGCACCGCGATCCTGAAGGGCTTGCCGCGCCGCGTCGTGATCCTGCGGCACGTCCTGCGCAACGCGCTCCTGCCGACGGTGACGGTCGCCGCGACGCAGCTCGGCTACATGATCGGCGGGCTCGTCGTCGTGGAGACGCTCTTTCACTATCAGGGCATCGGCTCGCTGATCTACAACGCGGCGCGCGCGAAGGACTTTCCGATGCTCGAAGCGGGCGTGCTGACCATCGGCGTGATCTACACGGCGGCGAACCTGATTGCCGATGCGCTCTACGTCGTGCTCAATCCGCGCCTGCGCACCGGAGGCGCGCGATGA
- a CDS encoding ABC transporter permease, which yields MSTVTLAKPRRFDALGALLRSPSFDVGVLMLLFWIVCALFGHWLVPHDPYASDPLNSLAAPSADHWFGTDQLGRDVFARVIVGSRDILTIAPLATLLGTAAGAALGLIVGYFGGWVDAIVGRVIDALLALPLVIVALLALAAVGASNTTVILVIGLTFAPITARMVRAAVLGERHLDYVLAAQLRGENAFYIMFAEILPNVLPPIIVEATVRLGYAIFAVATLSFLGFGIQPPSADWGLALSESYTLMAGGAWWTVVYDAAAIASLVVAVNLVADAVQGVLDR from the coding sequence ATGAGCACGGTCACGCTCGCGAAACCGCGGCGCTTCGACGCGCTCGGCGCACTGCTTCGCTCGCCTTCCTTCGATGTCGGCGTGCTCATGCTGCTGTTCTGGATCGTCTGCGCGCTCTTCGGGCACTGGCTCGTTCCGCACGATCCCTACGCGTCGGACCCGCTGAACTCGCTCGCCGCGCCTTCCGCCGATCACTGGTTCGGCACCGATCAGCTCGGCCGCGACGTGTTCGCGCGCGTGATCGTCGGCTCCCGCGACATTCTCACCATCGCGCCGCTCGCGACGCTGCTCGGCACGGCGGCGGGCGCGGCGCTGGGACTCATCGTCGGCTACTTCGGCGGATGGGTCGATGCGATCGTCGGCCGTGTCATCGATGCCCTGCTCGCACTGCCGCTCGTCATCGTCGCGCTGCTCGCGCTCGCGGCGGTCGGCGCGAGCAACACGACGGTGATTCTCGTCATCGGTCTCACCTTCGCGCCGATCACCGCGCGCATGGTCCGCGCGGCCGTGCTCGGCGAGCGCCATCTGGACTACGTGCTCGCGGCGCAGCTTCGCGGCGAGAACGCGTTCTACATCATGTTCGCGGAAATACTGCCGAACGTGCTGCCGCCGATCATCGTGGAAGCCACGGTGCGCCTCGGCTACGCGATCTTCGCGGTCGCGACGCTCTCGTTTCTCGGCTTCGGCATTCAGCCGCCTTCCGCCGACTGGGGCCTCGCGCTTTCCGAAAGCTACACACTGATGGCGGGCGGCGCGTGGTGGACCGTCGTGTACGACGCTGCCGCGATTGCGTCCCTCGTGGTCGCGGTGAACCTCGTCGCGGATGCCGTGCAAGGAGTGCTCGACCGATGA
- a CDS encoding ABC transporter ATP-binding protein yields MNGPPPSAFPAFGASKGAETDALTVVGLTVAYRTRWHERDVLQDVTLRVRRGEAYGLVGESGCGKSTAALAILRYLPRNGRVKAGRVSIGGRDVSALPAEQLRALRANAVSMVYQDPGRALNPSLTIARQVSEAFEAAGASAADALARTADMLRRVRIASPERVMESYPHQLSGGMQQRVVIAMALACNPELLILDEPTTGLDATVEADVLDLIAQLRAELGTAVLFISHNLAVIGRMCDRVGVLYAGRLVEEGATADVFAKPRHPYTVGLLRCLPTSGRSKESGRLDTIPGSLPLPGSVTQGCIFAPRCKLADERCVKDAPPPYRVASLHGDQMARCHYHERAETLPRSAGTAPLASPIPGDTPSDVFALSARHVSKTFRVGDEDVRAVHDVSLDLMQGETLGLVGESGSGKTTLAKLLLGLVSPDEGATLELDGKRLAERVTRRSGEQVKSLQIVFQNPDSALNRAHSVRRLIARSLSKLGALHGEAKEKRLHALTEAVRLPERYLSSRTRQLSGGLKQRVAIARAFAGDPRVVVCDEPTSALDVSVQAAILNLLADLQRERRVSYVFISHDLHVVRYLSDRIAVLYLGRIMEIGRAADVFDGPQHPYTEALLSSAPSLDDARARGKRIRLSGELPSAANPPSGCVFHTRCPRKIGEICERETPPDRDAGNGHTIHCHIPVDELRALQSRAGVT; encoded by the coding sequence ATGAACGGACCGCCGCCATCGGCTTTTCCCGCGTTCGGCGCGTCCAAGGGCGCAGAAACCGACGCGCTCACCGTCGTCGGCCTGACGGTCGCGTACCGCACGCGCTGGCATGAACGCGACGTCCTTCAGGACGTTACGCTGCGCGTGCGGCGCGGCGAGGCGTATGGGCTCGTCGGCGAATCGGGCTGCGGCAAATCGACGGCCGCGCTCGCTATCCTGCGCTATCTCCCGCGCAACGGCCGCGTGAAGGCGGGCCGCGTCTCGATCGGCGGACGCGACGTGTCCGCGCTTCCCGCCGAGCAACTGCGCGCGCTGCGGGCCAACGCCGTGTCGATGGTCTATCAGGACCCCGGCCGCGCGCTCAATCCGTCGCTGACCATCGCGCGGCAGGTGTCCGAGGCGTTCGAAGCGGCGGGCGCATCCGCCGCCGACGCCCTCGCCCGCACCGCCGACATGCTGCGCCGCGTGCGCATCGCGTCCCCGGAGCGCGTGATGGAGAGCTATCCGCATCAGTTGTCGGGCGGCATGCAGCAGCGCGTCGTCATCGCGATGGCGCTCGCGTGCAATCCCGAACTCCTGATCCTCGACGAACCGACGACCGGGCTCGATGCCACCGTCGAAGCCGACGTGCTCGATCTCATCGCGCAGTTGCGCGCGGAACTCGGCACGGCGGTGCTTTTCATCAGCCATAACCTCGCGGTGATCGGGCGCATGTGCGACCGCGTCGGCGTGCTGTACGCAGGACGTCTCGTCGAAGAAGGCGCAACCGCCGATGTGTTCGCGAAGCCGCGTCATCCGTACACGGTCGGCCTCTTGCGCTGTCTGCCGACGAGCGGGCGCAGCAAGGAAAGCGGCCGACTCGATACGATTCCCGGCTCGCTGCCGCTGCCGGGATCGGTCACGCAGGGATGCATTTTCGCGCCGCGCTGCAAGCTCGCCGACGAGCGCTGCGTGAAGGACGCGCCGCCGCCGTATCGCGTGGCCTCGCTGCACGGCGATCAGATGGCGCGCTGCCACTACCACGAGCGCGCCGAAACCCTGCCGCGTTCTGCGGGCACCGCGCCGCTGGCCTCGCCGATTCCCGGCGACACGCCGTCCGACGTATTCGCGCTCTCCGCGCGTCATGTGTCGAAAACATTCCGCGTCGGCGACGAAGACGTGCGCGCCGTCCACGATGTCTCGCTCGATCTCATGCAGGGCGAAACGCTCGGGCTCGTCGGCGAATCGGGCAGCGGCAAGACCACGCTCGCGAAGCTGCTTCTCGGCCTCGTGTCGCCCGACGAAGGCGCGACGCTCGAACTCGACGGCAAGCGTCTCGCCGAGCGCGTCACGCGGCGCAGCGGCGAGCAGGTGAAGTCGCTGCAGATCGTGTTTCAGAATCCGGATTCGGCGCTGAATCGCGCGCATTCCGTGCGGCGGCTGATTGCGCGCTCGCTCTCGAAGCTCGGCGCGCTGCACGGCGAAGCGAAAGAAAAGCGGCTGCACGCGCTGACCGAAGCCGTGCGCCTGCCCGAACGCTATCTGAGCTCGCGCACGCGGCAGCTCTCGGGCGGACTGAAGCAGCGCGTCGCGATTGCGCGCGCGTTTGCGGGCGATCCGCGCGTCGTCGTGTGCGACGAGCCGACGTCCGCGCTCGATGTGTCCGTGCAGGCCGCGATCCTCAACCTGCTCGCCGACTTGCAGCGCGAGCGGCGCGTGAGCTATGTGTTCATCTCACACGATCTGCATGTGGTGCGGTATCTGTCGGACCGCATCGCGGTGCTGTATCTCGGGCGGATCATGGAAATCGGCCGCGCCGCCGATGTCTTCGATGGCCCGCAGCATCCGTACACGGAGGCGCTGCTGTCGTCGGCGCCATCGCTCGATGACGCGCGCGCGCGCGGCAAGCGCATCCGGCTATCGGGCGAGTTGCCGAGCGCGGCGAATCCGCCTTCGGGCTGCGTATTTCACACGCGCTGTCCGCGCAAGATCGGCGAAATCTGCGAGCGCGAGACCCCGCCCGATCGCGATGCCGGCAACGGCCACACGATTCATTGCCACATTCCCGTCGATGAACTGCGCGCGCTGCAATCGCGCGCGGGCGTGACGTGA
- a CDS encoding aldo/keto reductase, translating into MANANTLPAVTLPGGEAIPKLGQGTWEMGERPNARKAEIAALREGVELGMTLIDTAEMYGDGESEKLIAEALSDMRDDVFIVSKVYPHNGSERGVQAACERSLARLKTDRIDLYLLHWRGGEDLEGVVAGFDKLKRDGKIRHWGVSNFDTGDMEELFSLDGGDACATNQILYNVARRGAEFDLLPWLRERGLPAMAYSPVDHARLPRGGALEKIASARGVSAFQIALAWVLQQPGVFAIPKAADVAHVRENRAALDICLSPQELADIDQQFKPPKSKRPLEML; encoded by the coding sequence ATGGCGAATGCGAATACCTTACCTGCCGTCACGCTCCCCGGCGGCGAAGCGATTCCCAAGCTCGGTCAGGGCACCTGGGAAATGGGCGAACGCCCTAACGCGCGCAAGGCGGAAATCGCCGCATTGCGCGAGGGCGTCGAACTCGGAATGACGCTCATCGATACCGCCGAGATGTACGGCGACGGCGAGAGCGAAAAGCTCATCGCAGAGGCGCTATCGGATATGCGCGACGATGTGTTCATCGTGAGCAAGGTGTATCCGCATAACGGCAGCGAGCGCGGCGTGCAGGCGGCATGCGAGCGCAGCCTCGCGCGCCTGAAGACCGATCGCATCGATCTGTACTTGCTGCACTGGCGCGGCGGCGAGGATTTGGAGGGCGTCGTGGCGGGCTTCGACAAGCTGAAGCGCGACGGCAAGATCCGGCATTGGGGCGTGAGCAACTTCGACACCGGCGACATGGAAGAACTCTTCTCGCTCGACGGCGGCGACGCCTGCGCGACGAATCAGATTCTCTATAACGTCGCGAGGCGCGGTGCGGAATTCGATCTGCTGCCGTGGCTGCGCGAACGCGGCTTGCCCGCGATGGCGTATAGCCCCGTCGATCATGCGCGGCTGCCGCGCGGCGGCGCGCTCGAGAAAATCGCGAGCGCGCGCGGCGTGTCGGCGTTTCAGATCGCGCTTGCGTGGGTGCTTCAGCAGCCGGGCGTCTTCGCTATTCCGAAGGCCGCGGACGTCGCCCATGTGCGCGAGAATCGCGCGGCGCTCGACATTTGCTTGTCGCCGCAAGAACTCGCCGACATCGATCAGCAGTTCAAACCGCCGAAGTCGAAGCGGCCGCTGGAAATGCTGTAG
- the aspT gene encoding aspartate-alanine antiporter: MDWLHAVFQKSPETALFLSLAAGYLIGQINFGKFQLGGVGGSLIAAVVVSQVGVQIDNGVKSVMFAVFIYAVGYDSGPQFFNSLNRRTLREIAMAVFLAVTALVTVIVCAKVFGLNKGLAAGLAGGALTQSAIIGTAGDAIARLGLSAAETKALQADVAIAYAVTYVFGSLGAIIVCVNILPKFMGRGLREAAIEAEKSLAGDAAGPAPGQVSVLPSLVGRAYRVMPGGGAGRTVAQIEMAEDDSITVERIRRAGRAVEPRPDVMLDADDIVLVVGRREVMVGATARIGEEVADTDGISVIMQRREGVFAKRGMNRTTIAAVRATVDREMRHGVYLQAISRAGMPLPVLPETRLEHGDVLTFYGSPQDTKRAVDAAGYELPYSNKTDFIYMGVGIVIGLLMGLVVVRVGGIPITLGSGGGCLLAGLVFGWMRGKHPMYGVMPPAASQLLKDFGLAAFVAVVGLNSGLQAVVTVKESGLSLFLLGVFVTLFPLLLTMLFGRYVLRYDNAAVFAGALSGSRSANPAFGGVLEKAGSPVPTAAFAVTYALANVLLTLLGPLVVGLV; this comes from the coding sequence ATGGACTGGCTACACGCGGTGTTCCAGAAGTCGCCGGAGACGGCGCTGTTCCTGTCGCTGGCGGCGGGCTATCTCATCGGCCAGATCAACTTCGGCAAGTTTCAGCTCGGCGGCGTCGGCGGCTCGCTGATCGCGGCGGTCGTCGTGAGTCAGGTCGGCGTGCAGATCGACAACGGCGTGAAATCCGTGATGTTCGCCGTGTTCATCTACGCGGTCGGCTACGACTCCGGGCCGCAATTCTTCAACTCATTGAACCGCCGCACGCTGCGCGAGATCGCGATGGCCGTGTTTCTAGCGGTGACGGCGCTCGTCACCGTGATCGTCTGCGCGAAAGTTTTCGGGCTGAACAAGGGGCTGGCGGCGGGGCTCGCGGGCGGCGCGCTCACGCAGTCGGCGATCATCGGCACGGCAGGCGACGCGATCGCGCGGCTCGGACTGTCCGCCGCCGAAACGAAGGCGCTGCAGGCGGATGTGGCGATTGCCTACGCGGTCACCTACGTGTTCGGCTCGCTCGGCGCGATCATCGTGTGCGTGAACATCCTGCCGAAGTTCATGGGGCGGGGGCTTCGCGAGGCGGCTATCGAAGCGGAAAAGTCGCTTGCGGGCGATGCCGCCGGTCCCGCGCCGGGGCAGGTTTCAGTTCTTCCGTCGCTCGTCGGGCGCGCGTATCGCGTGATGCCGGGCGGCGGGGCGGGGCGCACGGTCGCGCAGATCGAAATGGCCGAGGACGACTCGATCACCGTCGAGCGCATCCGGCGCGCGGGCCGTGCGGTGGAGCCGCGGCCGGACGTGATGCTGGACGCGGACGACATCGTGCTCGTCGTCGGGCGGCGCGAAGTGATGGTCGGCGCGACGGCGCGCATCGGCGAGGAAGTCGCGGACACGGATGGCATCAGCGTCATCATGCAGAGGCGCGAGGGCGTGTTCGCGAAGCGCGGCATGAACCGCACGACGATCGCCGCCGTGCGCGCGACAGTGGACCGCGAGATGCGCCACGGCGTCTATCTCCAGGCCATTTCGCGCGCCGGCATGCCGCTGCCGGTGCTGCCCGAAACGCGGCTGGAACACGGCGATGTCCTCACGTTCTACGGCTCGCCGCAGGACACCAAGCGCGCCGTCGATGCCGCTGGTTACGAGCTGCCGTATTCCAACAAGACGGACTTCATCTATATGGGCGTCGGCATCGTGATCGGCCTGCTGATGGGGCTCGTCGTCGTGCGCGTGGGCGGCATTCCGATCACGCTCGGCTCGGGCGGCGGCTGCCTGCTCGCGGGACTCGTTTTCGGCTGGATGCGCGGCAAGCATCCGATGTACGGCGTGATGCCGCCGGCCGCGTCGCAATTGCTGAAGGACTTCGGGCTTGCCGCGTTCGTCGCCGTGGTCGGGCTGAATTCGGGCTTGCAGGCGGTCGTCACCGTCAAGGAGAGCGGCCTCAGCCTCTTTCTGCTCGGCGTGTTCGTGACGCTGTTTCCGTTGCTGCTCACGATGCTCTTCGGGCGCTACGTGCTGCGCTACGACAACGCCGCCGTGTTCGCCGGCGCGCTGTCGGGCTCGCGAAGCGCGAATCCCGCGTTCGGCGGCGTGCTCGAGAAAGCAGGGAGCCCGGTGCCGACTGCCGCGTTCGCGGTGACGTATGCGCTTGCTAATGTGCTGTTGACGCTGCTCGGGCCGCTGGTTGTGGGGCTGGTTTGA